One stretch of Phycisphaerae bacterium DNA includes these proteins:
- a CDS encoding BMC domain-containing protein produces the protein MATLEALGMIETKGLVTLIEASDAMLKSANVRLIGYEKVGRGYVTAYVKGDVAAVKQATDAGSAAASKVGEVISVHVIPRPHDDLANMLPGGAGKKVGK, from the coding sequence ATGGCAACACTTGAGGCGTTGGGAATGATCGAGACCAAGGGCCTGGTCACGCTGATCGAGGCGTCCGATGCGATGCTGAAGTCGGCAAACGTCCGGCTCATCGGGTACGAGAAGGTCGGCCGCGGCTATGTGACCGCCTACGTGAAGGGCGATGTGGCCGCCGTCAAGCAGGCCACCGACGCCGGTTCGGCGGCCGCCAGTAAGGTCGGCGAGGTCATCAGCGTGCACGTGATTCCACGGCCGCACGACGACCTCGCCAACATGCTGCCCGGCGGCGCCGGCAAGAAGGTGGGTAAGTAA
- a CDS encoding BMC domain-containing protein, with protein MSDALGFVETMGFTGLVEATDAMCKAANVELVKSVQIGGGMVTTIVRGDVGSVKAAVDSGAEAANRVGELVSAHVIARPHEGLAGVFF; from the coding sequence ATGAGCGATGCATTGGGATTTGTGGAAACCATGGGCTTCACCGGCTTGGTCGAGGCGACGGATGCCATGTGCAAGGCGGCAAACGTCGAACTGGTCAAGAGCGTCCAGATCGGCGGCGGCATGGTCACAACCATCGTGCGCGGTGACGTCGGCAGCGTGAAGGCCGCCGTCGACTCCGGCGCCGAGGCCGCCAACCGCGTCGGCGAACTGGTCAGCGCCCACGTGATCGCCCGGCCCCACGAAGGCCTGGCCGGCGTGTTCTTCTGA